Below is a window of Chrysiogenia bacterium DNA.
CGATCTGGGCCTCGTCTTCCTTCTTGAGGTGCGGGATGAAGAACCAGCACCCGTAGATCACGCCCCACAGGTTGATGTTGATGATGCGTTCGAGGTCCTCGAGGCTGTGATCCTCGAAGGGCGCGGCGATGCCGATGCCCGCGTTGTTCACGACGATGTTTGCGCGGCCGTGGGCGTCAATGACTTCCCCGGCGAAGTTTTCCATCGCCTTCTTGTCGGCAACGTCGACGATGTGCTGGGAGGCCGTGCGCCCCAGCCCCTCCACCGTCGCGGCCGTCTGCTGCATTCCGGCTTCGCTCACGTCGGCGAGCGCCAGGTGGCAGCCCTTGCGCGCCAGCGCGATGGCCGTGGCCTGTCCGATTCCGCTGCCCGCGCCGGTGACGACTGCGACGCGATCTTTGAACTTCTTCATAATTTCCCCCGGTCCTTCAGATTCGTGAAATCTAGCACAGGCCGAAGGCGGCGGCCTCGGGCACTCCCCGGCCCTGCAGAAAGGCGCTGAGCATCCCGTTGACCGCCTCCGGGGCG
It encodes the following:
- a CDS encoding SDR family NAD(P)-dependent oxidoreductase; translated protein: MKKFKDRVAVVTGAGSGIGQATAIALARKGCHLALADVSEAGMQQTAATVEGLGRTASQHIVDVADKKAMENFAGEVIDAHGRANIVVNNAGIGIAAPFEDHSLEDLERIININLWGVIYGCWFFIPHLKKEDEAQI